One part of the Phacochoerus africanus isolate WHEZ1 chromosome 7, ROS_Pafr_v1, whole genome shotgun sequence genome encodes these proteins:
- the TUBA1A gene encoding tubulin alpha-1A chain isoform X2 produces the protein MPSDKTIGGGDDSFNTFFSETGAGKHVPRAVFVDLEPTVIDEVRTGTYRQLFHPEQLITGKEDAANNYARGHYTIGKEIIDLVLDRIRKLADQCTGLQGFLVFHSFGGGTGSGFTSLLMERLSVDYGKKSKLEFSIYPAPQVSTAVVEPYNSILTTHTTLEHSDCAFMVDNEAIYDICRRNLDIERPTYTNLNRLIGQIVSSITASLRFDGALNVDLTEFQTNLVPYPRIHFPLATYAPVISAEKAYHEQLSVAEITNACFEPANQMVKCDPRHGKYMACCLLYRGDVVPKDVNAAIATIKTKRTIQFVDWCPTGFKVGINYQPPTVVPGGDLAKVQRAVCMLSNTTAIAEAWARLDHKFDLMYAKRAFVHWYVGEGMEEGEFSEAREDMAALEKDYEEVGVDSVEGEGEEEGEEY, from the exons ATGCCGAGTGACAAGACCATTGGGGGAGGAGATGACTCCTTCAACACCTTCTTCAGTGAGACAGGCGCTGGCAAGCATGTGCCCAGGGCAGTGTTTGTAGACCTGGAACCCACAGTCATTG ATGAAGTTCGCACTGGCACCTACCGCCAGCTCTTCCACCCTGAGCAGCTCATCACAGGCAAGGAAGATGCTGCCAATAACTATGCCCGAGGTCACTACACCATTGGCAAGGAGATCATTGACCTCGTCTTGGACCGAATTCGGAAACTG GCTGACCAGTGCACAGGTCTTCAGGGCTTCTTGGTTTTCCACAGCTTTGGCGGGGGAACGGGTTCTGGGTTCACCTCCCTGCTGATGGAACGTCTCTCTGTCGATTATGGCAAGAAGTCCAAGCTGGAGTTCTCCATTTACCCAGCCCCCCAGGTTTCCACAGCTGTAGTTGAGCCCTACAACTCCATCCTCACCACCCACACCACCCTGGAGCACTCTGATTGTGCCTTCATGGTAGACAATGAGGCCATCTATGACATCTGTCGTAGAAACCTCGATATTGAACGCCCAACATATACTAACCTGAATAGGTTGATAGGTCAGATTGTGTCCTCCATCACTGCTTCCCTGAGGTTTGATGGGGCCCTGAATGTTGATCTGACAGAATTCCAGACCAACCTGGTGCCCTACCCCCGCATCCATTTCCCTCTGGCCACATACGCCCCTGTCATCTCTGCTGAGAAAGCCTACCATGAACAGCTTTCTGTAGCAGAGATCACTAATGCTTGCTTTGAGCCAGCCAACCAGATGGTGAAATGTGACCCTCGCCATGGTAAATACATGGCCTGCTGCCTGTTGTACCGTGGTGACGTGGTTCCCAAAGACGTCAATGCCGCCATCGCCACCATCAAGACCAAGCGTACCATCCAGTTTGTGGACTGGTGCCCCACTGGCTTCAAGGTTGGCATTAATTACCAGCCCCCCACTGTGGTCCCTGGTGGAGACCTGGCCAAAGTACAGCGGGCAGTGTGCATGCTGAGCAACACCACAGCCATCGCTGAGGCCTGGGCTCGCCTGGACCACAAGTTTGACCTGATGTATGCCAAGCGTGCCTTTGTTCACTGGTACGTAGGTGAGGGCATGGAGGAAGGAGAGTTTTCTGAGGCCCGTGAGGACATGGCTGCCCTTGAGAAGGATTATGAGGAGGTTGGTGTGGATTCTGTTGAAGGAGAGGGTGAGGAAGAAGGCGAGGAATACTAA
- the TUBA1A gene encoding tubulin alpha-1A chain isoform X1, whose protein sequence is MRECISIHVGQAGVQIGNACWELYCLEHGIQPDGQMPSDKTIGGGDDSFNTFFSETGAGKHVPRAVFVDLEPTVIDEVRTGTYRQLFHPEQLITGKEDAANNYARGHYTIGKEIIDLVLDRIRKLADQCTGLQGFLVFHSFGGGTGSGFTSLLMERLSVDYGKKSKLEFSIYPAPQVSTAVVEPYNSILTTHTTLEHSDCAFMVDNEAIYDICRRNLDIERPTYTNLNRLIGQIVSSITASLRFDGALNVDLTEFQTNLVPYPRIHFPLATYAPVISAEKAYHEQLSVAEITNACFEPANQMVKCDPRHGKYMACCLLYRGDVVPKDVNAAIATIKTKRTIQFVDWCPTGFKVGINYQPPTVVPGGDLAKVQRAVCMLSNTTAIAEAWARLDHKFDLMYAKRAFVHWYVGEGMEEGEFSEAREDMAALEKDYEEVGVDSVEGEGEEEGEEY, encoded by the exons ATG CGTGAGTGCATCTCCATCCACGTTGGCCAAGCTGGTGTCCAGATCGGCAATGCCTGCTGGGAGCTCTACTGCCTGGAACACGGCATCCAGCCCGATGGCCAGATGCCGAGTGACAAGACCATTGGGGGAGGAGATGACTCCTTCAACACCTTCTTCAGTGAGACAGGCGCTGGCAAGCATGTGCCCAGGGCAGTGTTTGTAGACCTGGAACCCACAGTCATTG ATGAAGTTCGCACTGGCACCTACCGCCAGCTCTTCCACCCTGAGCAGCTCATCACAGGCAAGGAAGATGCTGCCAATAACTATGCCCGAGGTCACTACACCATTGGCAAGGAGATCATTGACCTCGTCTTGGACCGAATTCGGAAACTG GCTGACCAGTGCACAGGTCTTCAGGGCTTCTTGGTTTTCCACAGCTTTGGCGGGGGAACGGGTTCTGGGTTCACCTCCCTGCTGATGGAACGTCTCTCTGTCGATTATGGCAAGAAGTCCAAGCTGGAGTTCTCCATTTACCCAGCCCCCCAGGTTTCCACAGCTGTAGTTGAGCCCTACAACTCCATCCTCACCACCCACACCACCCTGGAGCACTCTGATTGTGCCTTCATGGTAGACAATGAGGCCATCTATGACATCTGTCGTAGAAACCTCGATATTGAACGCCCAACATATACTAACCTGAATAGGTTGATAGGTCAGATTGTGTCCTCCATCACTGCTTCCCTGAGGTTTGATGGGGCCCTGAATGTTGATCTGACAGAATTCCAGACCAACCTGGTGCCCTACCCCCGCATCCATTTCCCTCTGGCCACATACGCCCCTGTCATCTCTGCTGAGAAAGCCTACCATGAACAGCTTTCTGTAGCAGAGATCACTAATGCTTGCTTTGAGCCAGCCAACCAGATGGTGAAATGTGACCCTCGCCATGGTAAATACATGGCCTGCTGCCTGTTGTACCGTGGTGACGTGGTTCCCAAAGACGTCAATGCCGCCATCGCCACCATCAAGACCAAGCGTACCATCCAGTTTGTGGACTGGTGCCCCACTGGCTTCAAGGTTGGCATTAATTACCAGCCCCCCACTGTGGTCCCTGGTGGAGACCTGGCCAAAGTACAGCGGGCAGTGTGCATGCTGAGCAACACCACAGCCATCGCTGAGGCCTGGGCTCGCCTGGACCACAAGTTTGACCTGATGTATGCCAAGCGTGCCTTTGTTCACTGGTACGTAGGTGAGGGCATGGAGGAAGGAGAGTTTTCTGAGGCCCGTGAGGACATGGCTGCCCTTGAGAAGGATTATGAGGAGGTTGGTGTGGATTCTGTTGAAGGAGAGGGTGAGGAAGAAGGCGAGGAATACTAA